The following are encoded together in the Hydractinia symbiolongicarpus strain clone_291-10 chromosome 14, HSymV2.1, whole genome shotgun sequence genome:
- the LOC130625007 gene encoding TWiK family of potassium channels protein 7-like isoform X1, with amino-acid sequence MPYYLCGMAINLDGESSWDQNQSSIKDDERLFPAEDKVTSSSKSKFRHIFDRFKQRGKKDGLRLFLLVLFNGLYLYFGGGVFYLLEREPRQVFNLDNNIESIFSVIKESSVSNVSLGELSSSEIMQRLRPEDIKKLKKVLKTVHLGWKKDESTEWTLTNAVFFASTVVTTIGYGNLAPSTAGGRWFCVIYAIIGIPLTLMLLAMVGRILSKYINDLCGFVVNYVKKYLHPGYEYDSTDGTTELNVPVWLAFLFITVFISLDALILMSLEDWSFPVSLYFIFITLTTIGFGDIVPQNTAVVWFNVTLMYLGLAAVSITINLLIANIGMQYRKHKAKIKFMKTIEKQLDSEDENVNEKTPLTSDHNGNPDK; translated from the exons ATGCCTTATTATTTGTGTGG AATGGCGATCAACCTAGATGGAGAGAGCAGTTGGGATCAGAACCAATCAAGTATTAAGGATGACGAAAGACTCTTCCCCGCGGAGGATAAAGTTACGAGCAGTTCGAAATCTAAATTTAGACATATTTTTGATAGATTTAAACAAAGAGGCAAAAAAGACGGTCTCCGATTATTTTTGCTTGTACTTTTTAAtggtttatatttatatttcggCGGTGGAGTGTTTTACTTGTTGGAGAGAGAGCCACGACAAGTGTTCAATTTAGACAACAATATTGAATCTATTTTCAGTGTAATCAAG gAAAGTTCTGTCTCCAATGTTTCTCTTGGTGAACTGTCCTCGTCAGAAATTATGCAAAGACTTCGTCCTGAAGatataaaaaagttgaaaaaagtgcTAAAAACCGTTCATCTTGGATGGAAGAAAGATGAATCAACAGAGTGGACGCTAACAAATGCTGTGTTCTTTGCTTCTACAGTTGTAACGACTATAG gttaTGGAAATTTAGCACCCTCTACTGCCGGTGGCCGATGGTTTTGTGTAATATATGCCATTATTGGAATACCTTTAACTTTGATGTTGTTAGCTATGGTGGGGAGGATTTTATCGAAATACATCAATGATTTGTGTGGATTTGTTGTCAActatgtgaaaaaatatttgcacCCTGGGTACGAATACGACAG tactgATGGTACGACAGAATTAAACGTTCCCGTGTGGTTGGCTTTTCTTTTCATAACAGTTTTTATTTCACTGGATGCGCTTATACTCATGTCACTAGAAGATTGGAGTTTTCCCGTATCACTGTATTTTATCTTTATCACCTTGACAACGATTGGTTTTGGAGATATCGTTCCGCAAAATACAGCA GTTGTATGGTTCAATGTTACGCTGATGTATTTGGGATTAGCGGCTGTTTCGATCACCATTAATCTACTTATCGCGAACATTGGTATGCAGTATCGAAAgcataaagcaaaaataaagtttatgaAAACAATTGAAAAACAACTAGACTCGGAAGATGAAAACGTGAATGAAAAAACACCATTAACAAGTGACCATAATGGGAACCCGGATAAATAG
- the LOC130625007 gene encoding TWiK family of potassium channels protein 7-like isoform X2, whose amino-acid sequence MAINLDGESSWDQNQSSIKDDERLFPAEDKVTSSSKSKFRHIFDRFKQRGKKDGLRLFLLVLFNGLYLYFGGGVFYLLEREPRQVFNLDNNIESIFSVIKESSVSNVSLGELSSSEIMQRLRPEDIKKLKKVLKTVHLGWKKDESTEWTLTNAVFFASTVVTTIGYGNLAPSTAGGRWFCVIYAIIGIPLTLMLLAMVGRILSKYINDLCGFVVNYVKKYLHPGYEYDSTDGTTELNVPVWLAFLFITVFISLDALILMSLEDWSFPVSLYFIFITLTTIGFGDIVPQNTAVVWFNVTLMYLGLAAVSITINLLIANIGMQYRKHKAKIKFMKTIEKQLDSEDENVNEKTPLTSDHNGNPDK is encoded by the exons ATGGCGATCAACCTAGATGGAGAGAGCAGTTGGGATCAGAACCAATCAAGTATTAAGGATGACGAAAGACTCTTCCCCGCGGAGGATAAAGTTACGAGCAGTTCGAAATCTAAATTTAGACATATTTTTGATAGATTTAAACAAAGAGGCAAAAAAGACGGTCTCCGATTATTTTTGCTTGTACTTTTTAAtggtttatatttatatttcggCGGTGGAGTGTTTTACTTGTTGGAGAGAGAGCCACGACAAGTGTTCAATTTAGACAACAATATTGAATCTATTTTCAGTGTAATCAAG gAAAGTTCTGTCTCCAATGTTTCTCTTGGTGAACTGTCCTCGTCAGAAATTATGCAAAGACTTCGTCCTGAAGatataaaaaagttgaaaaaagtgcTAAAAACCGTTCATCTTGGATGGAAGAAAGATGAATCAACAGAGTGGACGCTAACAAATGCTGTGTTCTTTGCTTCTACAGTTGTAACGACTATAG gttaTGGAAATTTAGCACCCTCTACTGCCGGTGGCCGATGGTTTTGTGTAATATATGCCATTATTGGAATACCTTTAACTTTGATGTTGTTAGCTATGGTGGGGAGGATTTTATCGAAATACATCAATGATTTGTGTGGATTTGTTGTCAActatgtgaaaaaatatttgcacCCTGGGTACGAATACGACAG tactgATGGTACGACAGAATTAAACGTTCCCGTGTGGTTGGCTTTTCTTTTCATAACAGTTTTTATTTCACTGGATGCGCTTATACTCATGTCACTAGAAGATTGGAGTTTTCCCGTATCACTGTATTTTATCTTTATCACCTTGACAACGATTGGTTTTGGAGATATCGTTCCGCAAAATACAGCA GTTGTATGGTTCAATGTTACGCTGATGTATTTGGGATTAGCGGCTGTTTCGATCACCATTAATCTACTTATCGCGAACATTGGTATGCAGTATCGAAAgcataaagcaaaaataaagtttatgaAAACAATTGAAAAACAACTAGACTCGGAAGATGAAAACGTGAATGAAAAAACACCATTAACAAGTGACCATAATGGGAACCCGGATAAATAG
- the LOC130625006 gene encoding WASH complex subunit 4-like isoform X1, giving the protein MAVAVDESWGLDRFDDGTTKMVGEIQLKKYGKFLNEYASQLKAIEDALDEAAGDSWDFTLDPIELQILPYEQSNLLELIKTDNKVLNKVITVVAVLCCECKLLVHEAKTKYFPPLLLYDEGLGEKTLEEGEPQLYLGRMLSVLQDISNFVQRSYEVIQHIVHQLASMYTREGQRIIDVSDVHFLTLFEHTGDLLTTLITLDEIINNSFTLQDHWKKYKRMLKTVHHNSSKFDIEETKLRPFEKFLLGLEGQIMQGRIFDNCMKLHFDTRFIKVTRNPVLAEEMLTCLRLIFQRIESRIGELNEINQRHRFVGILALYTLHFNIYRSLDKKFFKQLWDVYKKVPAIHLTGNILLFPDEFLLKNIPHCEKFMDKKQVDAVVQSRLQYLVSNNQNLTKDAQSFYLQVSSWMIEMESLATKSVSLGDSLNKKAVLFIQGVKYAFNISHMIRTIMNLHVALSKPMTKSAVLAFCRLIELLKAIECTFHRRSMYVAESINHIIQHLSFKAMVIVDTAKKRISQDKKFTDLSLDVLAALGLLQYTLNGAGTQERRLITNVAMHIGSQRRSFRDDEYNNLTSLLKNLDIILDLKGWLRGACDCSFLYWHKVILPVYLKDVYESCVDTHRIHYMFGALRDCAPQLKFARHEETNDVMVEQFKVDIMNIMKEHLLTPLCKDVETDLRLSIHRHLQLDDRNPFKVGMRDLAQFLRIRPIRFFNELIDIKVYVTHYLDRTFYNNNTVALHDWKTYTEMRNLASQKYNLNMADSHLPSQTLEQGLDVLEIMRNIHVFVAKYAYNLNNQIFVERASNNKHLNTINIRHIANSIRTHGAGIMNTTVNFTYQFLRKKFFIFSQFLYDEHIKARLIKDIRFFKDAKEDMDQKYPYDRAEKFNKGIRKLGLTPDGQSYLDQFRMLITQIGNAMGYIRLIRSGGIHCISNAIRFIPDLDDIVSFEELTNEAELSVESKEAAKNVDLTISNLTKNFAQGTEYFKMLVDVFAPEFRDQKNMHLKNFFMILPPLTLNFVEYSMSCKEKVNKKNKVGASFTDDGFVMGVAYILKLLDQYSEFDTLHWFQSVQEKYNKEKNETVKSATGAKDDKLLQTTNLTLKRLTSYQREFELLFYSMSSARIFFRADKTSEEESEEEKQKAAEDAQQQNGGEPKADSTENSAPPPPPST; this is encoded by the exons ATGGCTGTTGCAGTAGATGAAAGCTGGGGCCTAGACCGGTTCGATGATGGAACAAcca AAATGGTTGGTGAAATTCAACTAAAAAAGTATGGTAAATTCCTAAATGAGTATGCATCTCAACTAAAGGCCATTGAAGATGCTCTTGATGAGGCTGCTGGAGATTCTTGGGATTTTACTTTGGATCCTATTGAATTACAG ATACTTCCTTATGAACAATCcaacttacttgaactgatcaAGACAGACAACAAG GTGTTAAATAAAGTTATCACTGTGGTAGCTGTTCTTTGCTGTGAATGTAAGCTTCTGGTCCATGAG GCAAAGACCAAATATTTTCCACCTTTGCTTTTGTACGACGAAGGAC TGGGTGAAAAGACTTTGGAAGAAGGTGAACCACAACTTTATTTGGGAAGGATGCTCTCAGTGTTGCAG GATATATCTAACTTTGTACAAAGATCATATGAAGTTATCCAGCATATTGTGCACCAGTTGGCCTCAATGTATACAAG AGAAGGTCAGCGAATAATAGATGTATCAGATGTTCATTTCTTA acgcTGTTTGAGCATACTGGCGACCTTCTGACAACTTTGATTACTCTTGACGAAATAATAAACAACAGCTTCACGTTACAAGACCACTGGAAGAAATACAAAAG AATGTTAAAAACTGTGCATCACAATTCAAGTAAATTTGATATCGAAGAAACAAAACTTCGTCCATTTGAAAAGTTTCTTCTTGGTTTGGAAGGTCAAATTATGCAAGGACGAATATTTGAT aattgCATGAAACTTCATTTTGACACCCGTTTTATTAAAGTTACACGTAATCCTGTACTAGCTGAGGAGATGTTAACATGTTTGAGATTGATTTTTCAAAGAATTGAGTCTCGGATAG GCGAGTTAAACGAGATTAATCAACGACACCGCTTTGTTGGAATACTGGCTTTGTATACTCTTCACTTCAACATTTATCGTAGCTtggataaaaagttttttaaacagtTATGGGATGTGTACAAAAAG GTACCTGCAATCCATTTGACTGGCAACATATTGTTGTTTCCAGATGAATTTCTACTGAAAAACATTCCTCACTGTGAAAAGTTTATGGATAAGAAGCAAGTGGATGCTGTTGTCCAATCCAGACTGCAATACTTGGTCTCAAACAATCAAAACCTAACAAA ggATGCCCAAAGTTTTTACCTGCAAGTAAGTTCATGGATGATTGAGATGGAGTCATTAGCCACAAAGTCTGTCTCGCTGGGTGATAGTCTCAATAAAAAAGCAGTCTTGTTTATtcag GGTGTTAAGTATGCATTCAACATTAGTCACATGATTCGGACCATCATGAACCTTCACGTGGCGTTATCAAAACCCATGACTAAATCTGCTGTGTTAGCATTTTGTAggttgattgaattattgaag gCGATTGAGTGCACGTTTCATAGAAGAAGTATGTATGTTGCTGAAAGCATCAATCATATCATCCAGCACTTATCTTTTAAAGCGATGGTTATAGTAGATACAGCTAAG aaaagaaTTAGCCAAGACAAGAAATTCACAGACTTGAGTTTG GATGTTTTAGCTGCACTTGGTCTATTGCAGTATACCCTGAATGGTGCTG GTACTCAAGAGAGAAGATTGATTACCAACGTTGCTATGCACATTGGATCACAGCGT CGATCATTTCGTGATGATGAATATAATAATTTGACTTCATTACTTAAAAACCTGGATATCATTCTCGATTTAAAAGGCTGGCTGCGTGGAGCATGTGACTGTTCGTTTTTGTACTGGCATAAG gtcATCCTACCAGTTTATCTGAAAGATGTTTATGAAAGCTGCGTAGACACTCATCGTATTCAT TACATGTTTGGCGCATTGCGTGACTGTGCACCTCAACTGAAGTTTGCAAGACATGAAGAAACAAACGATGTAATGGTTGAACAGTTTAAAGTTGATATCATGAATATCATGAAAGAA catCTGTTAACTCCACTGTGTAAAGATGTTGAAACAGATCTTCGTTTGAGTATTCATCGCCATCTTCAACTTGATGATCGAAATCCTTTTAAA GTAGGAATGAGAGATTTAGCACAATTTCTAAGGATACGTCCAATCCGATTTTTTAATGAACTTATCGACATCAAAG TATATGTGACACATTATCTGGATCGAACCTTTTACAACAACAACACGGTTGCCCTGCACGACTGGAAAACATACACTGAAATGAGAAATTTAGCATCTCAAAAATATAACTTAAACATGGCTGACTCGCATCTTCCCAGTCAAACATTGGAACAG gGTTTGGATGTGTTGGAAATCATGAGAAACATTCATGTCTTCGTTGCAAAGTATGCTTACAACTTAAATAACCAA ATATTTGTGGAGCGCGCATCTAACAATAAACATTTAAACACGATAAATATCCGCCATATTGCAAACTCAATTCGAACACATGGTGCTGGTATCATGAACACCACAGTGAATTTCACCTACCAATTTCTACGCAAGAAGTTCTTCATATTTTCTCAATTTCTGTATGATGAACACATCAAAGCGAGGTTGATCAAG gatattagattttttaaagatGCAAAGGAAGACATGGATCAAAAG TATCCGTACGATCGGGCTGAGAAGTTCAACAAAGGAATTCGTAAACTTGGTTTAACACCAGACGGACAAAGTTATCTAGACCAATTTCGAATGCTGATAACACAAATCGGAAACGCAATGGGTTACATTCGATTGATTCGATCCGGGGGTATTCATTGCATTAGTAATGCTATCAG gTTCATTCCAGATCTCGATGACATTGTCTCATTCGAAGAACTCACAAACGAGGCTGAACTTTCTGTTGAGTCGAAAGAGGCAGCAAA aaatgtcGATTTAACCATTTCTAATTTAACTAAAAACTTTGCACAAGGAACCGAATATTTCAAG ATGTTGGTTGATGTATTTGCGCCAGAGTTTcgagatcagaaaaatatgcatttaaagaatttcttcATGATTTTACCGCCATTA ACATTAAACTTTGTGGAGTACTCAATGAGTTGCAAAGAAAAGGtgaacaagaaaaacaaagtgGGCGCCAGTTTTACTGATGACGGATTCGTTATGGGCGTTGCGTACATTTTAAAATTGCTCGATCAATACAGTGAATTTGATACACTGCATTGGTTTCAATCTGTCCAAGAGAAATACAATAAAGAAAAG AACGAGACTGTGAAGAGCGCAACAGGAGCGAAAGACGACAAACTACTACAGACGACAAATTTAACGTTAAAAAGATTGACGTCCTATCAAAGA gaaTTCGAACTTCTATTTTATTCTATGTCAAGTGCAAGAATATTTTTCCGTGCCGATAAAACCTCGGAGGAGGAGAGCgaggaagaaaaacaaaaag CAGCAGAAGACGCACAGCAACAAAATGGCGGTGAACCAAAAGCAGACTCCACTGAAAACTCAGCTCCGCCGCCAC CTCCTTCTACGTAA
- the LOC130625006 gene encoding WASH complex subunit 4-like isoform X2, whose product MAVAVDESWGLDRFDDGTTKMVGEIQLKKYGKFLNEYASQLKAIEDALDEAAGDSWDFTLDPIELQILPYEQSNLLELIKTDNKVLNKVITVVAVLCCECKLLVHEAKTKYFPPLLLYDEGLGEKTLEEGEPQLYLGRMLSVLQDISNFVQRSYEVIQHIVHQLASMYTREGQRIIDVSDVHFLTLFEHTGDLLTTLITLDEIINNSFTLQDHWKKYKRMLKTVHHNSSKFDIEETKLRPFEKFLLGLEGQIMQGRIFDNCMKLHFDTRFIKVTRNPVLAEEMLTCLRLIFQRIESRIGELNEINQRHRFVGILALYTLHFNIYRSLDKKFFKQLWDVYKKVPAIHLTGNILLFPDEFLLKNIPHCEKFMDKKQVDAVVQSRLQYLVSNNQNLTKDAQSFYLQVSSWMIEMESLATKSVSLGDSLNKKAVLFIQGVKYAFNISHMIRTIMNLHVALSKPMTKSAVLAFCRLIELLKAIECTFHRRSMYVAESINHIIQHLSFKAMVIVDTAKKRISQDKKFTDLSLDVLAALGLLQYTLNGAGTQERRLITNVAMHIGSQRRSFRDDEYNNLTSLLKNLDIILDLKGWLRGACDCSFLYWHKVILPVYLKDVYESCVDTHRIHYMFGALRDCAPQLKFARHEETNDVMVEQFKVDIMNIMKEHLLTPLCKDVETDLRLSIHRHLQLDDRNPFKVGMRDLAQFLRIRPIRFFNELIDIKVYVTHYLDRTFYNNNTVALHDWKTYTEMRNLASQKYNLNMADSHLPSQTLEQGLDVLEIMRNIHVFVAKYAYNLNNQIFVERASNNKHLNTINIRHIANSIRTHGAGIMNTTVNFTYQFLRKKFFIFSQFLYDEHIKARLIKDIRFFKDAKEDMDQKYPYDRAEKFNKGIRKLGLTPDGQSYLDQFRMLITQIGNAMGYIRLIRSGGIHCISNAIRFIPDLDDIVSFEELTNEAELSVESKEAAKNVDLTISNLTKNFAQGTEYFKMLVDVFAPEFRDQKNMHLKNFFMILPPLTLNFVEYSMSCKEKVNKKNKVGASFTDDGFVMGVAYILKLLDQYSEFDTLHWFQSVQEKYNKEKNETVKSATGAKDDKLLQTTNLTLKRLTSYQREFELLFYSMSSARIFFRADKTSEEESEEEKQKAEDAQQQNGGEPKADSTENSAPPPPPST is encoded by the exons ATGGCTGTTGCAGTAGATGAAAGCTGGGGCCTAGACCGGTTCGATGATGGAACAAcca AAATGGTTGGTGAAATTCAACTAAAAAAGTATGGTAAATTCCTAAATGAGTATGCATCTCAACTAAAGGCCATTGAAGATGCTCTTGATGAGGCTGCTGGAGATTCTTGGGATTTTACTTTGGATCCTATTGAATTACAG ATACTTCCTTATGAACAATCcaacttacttgaactgatcaAGACAGACAACAAG GTGTTAAATAAAGTTATCACTGTGGTAGCTGTTCTTTGCTGTGAATGTAAGCTTCTGGTCCATGAG GCAAAGACCAAATATTTTCCACCTTTGCTTTTGTACGACGAAGGAC TGGGTGAAAAGACTTTGGAAGAAGGTGAACCACAACTTTATTTGGGAAGGATGCTCTCAGTGTTGCAG GATATATCTAACTTTGTACAAAGATCATATGAAGTTATCCAGCATATTGTGCACCAGTTGGCCTCAATGTATACAAG AGAAGGTCAGCGAATAATAGATGTATCAGATGTTCATTTCTTA acgcTGTTTGAGCATACTGGCGACCTTCTGACAACTTTGATTACTCTTGACGAAATAATAAACAACAGCTTCACGTTACAAGACCACTGGAAGAAATACAAAAG AATGTTAAAAACTGTGCATCACAATTCAAGTAAATTTGATATCGAAGAAACAAAACTTCGTCCATTTGAAAAGTTTCTTCTTGGTTTGGAAGGTCAAATTATGCAAGGACGAATATTTGAT aattgCATGAAACTTCATTTTGACACCCGTTTTATTAAAGTTACACGTAATCCTGTACTAGCTGAGGAGATGTTAACATGTTTGAGATTGATTTTTCAAAGAATTGAGTCTCGGATAG GCGAGTTAAACGAGATTAATCAACGACACCGCTTTGTTGGAATACTGGCTTTGTATACTCTTCACTTCAACATTTATCGTAGCTtggataaaaagttttttaaacagtTATGGGATGTGTACAAAAAG GTACCTGCAATCCATTTGACTGGCAACATATTGTTGTTTCCAGATGAATTTCTACTGAAAAACATTCCTCACTGTGAAAAGTTTATGGATAAGAAGCAAGTGGATGCTGTTGTCCAATCCAGACTGCAATACTTGGTCTCAAACAATCAAAACCTAACAAA ggATGCCCAAAGTTTTTACCTGCAAGTAAGTTCATGGATGATTGAGATGGAGTCATTAGCCACAAAGTCTGTCTCGCTGGGTGATAGTCTCAATAAAAAAGCAGTCTTGTTTATtcag GGTGTTAAGTATGCATTCAACATTAGTCACATGATTCGGACCATCATGAACCTTCACGTGGCGTTATCAAAACCCATGACTAAATCTGCTGTGTTAGCATTTTGTAggttgattgaattattgaag gCGATTGAGTGCACGTTTCATAGAAGAAGTATGTATGTTGCTGAAAGCATCAATCATATCATCCAGCACTTATCTTTTAAAGCGATGGTTATAGTAGATACAGCTAAG aaaagaaTTAGCCAAGACAAGAAATTCACAGACTTGAGTTTG GATGTTTTAGCTGCACTTGGTCTATTGCAGTATACCCTGAATGGTGCTG GTACTCAAGAGAGAAGATTGATTACCAACGTTGCTATGCACATTGGATCACAGCGT CGATCATTTCGTGATGATGAATATAATAATTTGACTTCATTACTTAAAAACCTGGATATCATTCTCGATTTAAAAGGCTGGCTGCGTGGAGCATGTGACTGTTCGTTTTTGTACTGGCATAAG gtcATCCTACCAGTTTATCTGAAAGATGTTTATGAAAGCTGCGTAGACACTCATCGTATTCAT TACATGTTTGGCGCATTGCGTGACTGTGCACCTCAACTGAAGTTTGCAAGACATGAAGAAACAAACGATGTAATGGTTGAACAGTTTAAAGTTGATATCATGAATATCATGAAAGAA catCTGTTAACTCCACTGTGTAAAGATGTTGAAACAGATCTTCGTTTGAGTATTCATCGCCATCTTCAACTTGATGATCGAAATCCTTTTAAA GTAGGAATGAGAGATTTAGCACAATTTCTAAGGATACGTCCAATCCGATTTTTTAATGAACTTATCGACATCAAAG TATATGTGACACATTATCTGGATCGAACCTTTTACAACAACAACACGGTTGCCCTGCACGACTGGAAAACATACACTGAAATGAGAAATTTAGCATCTCAAAAATATAACTTAAACATGGCTGACTCGCATCTTCCCAGTCAAACATTGGAACAG gGTTTGGATGTGTTGGAAATCATGAGAAACATTCATGTCTTCGTTGCAAAGTATGCTTACAACTTAAATAACCAA ATATTTGTGGAGCGCGCATCTAACAATAAACATTTAAACACGATAAATATCCGCCATATTGCAAACTCAATTCGAACACATGGTGCTGGTATCATGAACACCACAGTGAATTTCACCTACCAATTTCTACGCAAGAAGTTCTTCATATTTTCTCAATTTCTGTATGATGAACACATCAAAGCGAGGTTGATCAAG gatattagattttttaaagatGCAAAGGAAGACATGGATCAAAAG TATCCGTACGATCGGGCTGAGAAGTTCAACAAAGGAATTCGTAAACTTGGTTTAACACCAGACGGACAAAGTTATCTAGACCAATTTCGAATGCTGATAACACAAATCGGAAACGCAATGGGTTACATTCGATTGATTCGATCCGGGGGTATTCATTGCATTAGTAATGCTATCAG gTTCATTCCAGATCTCGATGACATTGTCTCATTCGAAGAACTCACAAACGAGGCTGAACTTTCTGTTGAGTCGAAAGAGGCAGCAAA aaatgtcGATTTAACCATTTCTAATTTAACTAAAAACTTTGCACAAGGAACCGAATATTTCAAG ATGTTGGTTGATGTATTTGCGCCAGAGTTTcgagatcagaaaaatatgcatttaaagaatttcttcATGATTTTACCGCCATTA ACATTAAACTTTGTGGAGTACTCAATGAGTTGCAAAGAAAAGGtgaacaagaaaaacaaagtgGGCGCCAGTTTTACTGATGACGGATTCGTTATGGGCGTTGCGTACATTTTAAAATTGCTCGATCAATACAGTGAATTTGATACACTGCATTGGTTTCAATCTGTCCAAGAGAAATACAATAAAGAAAAG AACGAGACTGTGAAGAGCGCAACAGGAGCGAAAGACGACAAACTACTACAGACGACAAATTTAACGTTAAAAAGATTGACGTCCTATCAAAGA gaaTTCGAACTTCTATTTTATTCTATGTCAAGTGCAAGAATATTTTTCCGTGCCGATAAAACCTCGGAGGAGGAGAGCgaggaagaaaaacaaaaag CAGAAGACGCACAGCAACAAAATGGCGGTGAACCAAAAGCAGACTCCACTGAAAACTCAGCTCCGCCGCCAC CTCCTTCTACGTAA